In Notamacropus eugenii isolate mMacEug1 chromosome 1, mMacEug1.pri_v2, whole genome shotgun sequence, one genomic interval encodes:
- the SMIM27 gene encoding small integral membrane protein 27 has product MRPVSSRTLNFVYSVLLLAVVFLSWGFVIYACTAVSKSMLEKKYPGVIFSFWG; this is encoded by the exons ATGAGGCCTGTCAGCTCCCGCACTTTGAACTTCGTTTATTCGGTG CTGCTGCTGGCCGTCGTTTTCCTCTCCTGGGGATTCGTGATCTACGCGTGCACTGCAGTGTCTAAGTCGATGCTGGAGAAGAAATATCCAGGCGTAATATTCAGTTTCTGGGGCTGA